The following coding sequences lie in one Hippoglossus hippoglossus isolate fHipHip1 chromosome 14, fHipHip1.pri, whole genome shotgun sequence genomic window:
- the vtnb gene encoding vitronectin b, which translates to MKPAVTLLGLVVLLDATLAAEKSCVGQCGSFDPQRKCQCDSMCVYYGSCCGDFDSVCPKKIARGDTFDAEEDTTETVTPVATTVAPTFHTAPAVVSLPPITTPGPIPAADPDAVPCSGRPFDAFLQLKNGSIYAFRGEYFFELDDKSVLPGYPRLIQDVWGIAGPIDAAFTRINCQGKSYIFKGNKYWRFNGDVLDPEYPRLISVGFDGIPDNTDAAFAVPAPSHRGKEKVYFFKGQNYYEYEFKHQPSHEECVRMSRSSPSVLFTRYTDLFCDQTWEDFFTQLFGDSFSNPHTGPRIISRDWQGLRSPVDAAMVGRVYLSPKPTPSPSPAVRRRKKKPSKKRKQRRRQSRHVLFDDFWGYDDWSDYADYSDIVDENPTEAYRSAPVQNVYFFKGDKYYRVSQQTKRVDAANPPYPRSIAKYWLGCKYEETPDESRAEKK; encoded by the exons ATGAAGCCAGCAGTGACTCTGCTGGGCCTCGTCGTCCTGCTGGACGCCACCTTGGCTGCAGAAA AGTCCTGTGTGGGTCAGTGTGGCTCCTTCGATCCACAGAGGAAATGCCAGTGCGACTCCATGTGTGTGTACTATGGAAGCTGCTGCGGAGACTTTGACTCCGTGTGCCCCAAAAAGA TCGCTCGGGGTGACACCTTCGATGCAGAAGAGGACACCACAGAAACTGTGACGCCCGTGGCTACGACTGTTGCACCAACTTTCCACACAGCTCCAGCGGTTGTCTCTCTCCCACCCATCACCACACCAGGCCCCATCCCAGCTGCAGACCCTGACGCAGTGCCCTGCAGCGGGCGACCTTTTGATGcttttctgcagctgaagaatGGCTCCATCTATGCTTTCAGAG GTGAATATTTTTTCGAGTTGGACGACAAGTCTGTTCTTCCTGGTTACCCCAGACTCATCCAGGACGTGTGGGGAATAGCAGGACCCATCGACGCCGCGTTCACACGCATCAACTGTCAGGGGAAATCCTACATCTTTAAG GGCAACAAGTACTGGAGGTTTAACGGCGACGTCTTGGATCCGGAATATCCACGGCTCATTTCGGTCGGATTTGATGGCATACCAGACAACACTGACGCTGCGTTTGCCGTCCCGGCACCAAGCCACCGTGGCAAAGAGAAAGTTTACTTTTTCAAAG gGCAAAACTATTACGAGTATGAGTTCAAGCACCAGCCTTCCCACGAGGAGTGTGTCCGCATGAGCAGGTCCTCGCCGTCTGTGCTGTTCACGAGATACACGGACCTCTTCTGCGATCAGACGTGGGAGGATTTCTTCACGCAGCTCTTTGGAGACTCCT TCAGCAATCCCCACACTGGCCCTCGGATCATCAGCCGGGACTGGCAGGGCCTCAGGTCTCCTGTAGATGCTGCCATGGTCGGACGAGTCTACCTCAGCCCCAAGCCCACGCCATCGCCCTCTCCAGCAGTGAGGAGGCGGAAGAAGAAGCCCAGCAAGAAGCGTAAACAGCGAAGACGGCAGAGTCGCCATGTGCTGTTCGATGATTTCTGGGGTTATGATGATTGGTCTGATTACGCCGACTACAGCGACATCGTCGATGAGAACCCCACAGAGGCGTACCGGAGCGCTCCTGttcaaaatgtgtattttttcaaGGGAG ATAAATACTACAGAGTGAGTCAGCAGACGAAACGTGTGGACGCCGCCAACCCGCCATACCCACGATCCATTGCGAAATACTGGCTGGGCTGCAAGTACGAGGAGACACCGGATGAATCAAGGGCAGAGAAGAAATAG
- the slc13a2 gene encoding solute carrier family 13 member 2: MGVWLKWLWYHRNYFIISITPLILLPLPLISPTPQARCGYAIILMALFWCTECMPLAVTALLPVVLFPMMGIMTAGEVSIEYLKDSNMLFIGGLLVAIAVEQWNLHKRIALRVLLVVGARPALLMMGFMIVSAFLSMWISNTATTAMMLPIAEAILQQLKAIEIQADERDLQAAVEANHGFEMEPTSTKQEISNDKQPDTNTQQEDRVCKREVSPESCQESSKQAMEDRYLLLTKGMSLSVCYSASIGGTATLTGSTTNIILKGQIDKMFPENGDVINFASWFAFSFPNMVLMLVFSWIWLQFMFLGFNLKKSFGCGMKSSRDQEAREVMREEYLKLGRLTFAEVAVLVIFTTLVLLWFTREPGFIDGWATVLFNKEKAFVSDGTIAILMSMLFFAIPSQLPKFGGYGYDEAGKKINSPPNLLNWQKVHERMPWNIILLLGGGFALAAGSERSGLSTWLGERLTPLEKIPPYAISLLLSLLVATFTECASNTATTTLFLPILASMAIAIKIHPLYVMLPCTLAANLAFMLPVATPPNAVAFSFGGLRVIDMVKAGFMLNILGILTINLGINTWGYAMFDLGTIPAWVNATQGQP; the protein is encoded by the exons ATGGGTGTCTGGCTGAAGTGGCTGTGGTACCATAGGAACTacttcatcatctccatcactCCGCTGATACTACTTCCCCTGCCGCTCATCAGCCCTACGCCg caaGCACGATGTGGTTACGCCATCATCCTCATGGCTCTGTTCTGGTGCACAGAGTGCATGCCTCTGGCTGTGACCGCCCTGCTGCCAGTCGTCCTCTTTCCTATGATGGGCATCATGACGGCCGGAGAG GTCAGTATTGAATACCTGAAAGATTCTAACATGTTGTTCATTGGCGGCCTGTTGGTGGCCATTGCAGTGGAGCAGTGGAACCTCCATAAGCGCATCGCCCTGCGAGTTTTGCTGGTGGTTGGCGCTCGTCCGGCCCT GTTGATGATGGGCTTCATGATCGTCTCGGCCTTCCTCTCCATGTGGATCAGCAACACGGCCACCACGGCCATGATGCTGCCCATCGCCGAAGCtattctgcagcagctgaaagccATCGAGATCCAGGCGGATGAGCGAGATTTACAGGCTGCGGTTGAGGCCAACCACGGGTTTGAGATGGAGCCCACATCCACTAAGCAGGAAATAAGCAACGACAAACAGCCAGACACCAACACTCAGCAGGAGGACAGAGTGT GTAAACGTGAGGTGAGTCCAGAGTCGTGTCAGGAGTCCAGCAAACAAGCGATGGAGGACAGGTACCTACTCTTGACCAAGGGGATGAGTCTGAGCGTGTGCTACTCTGCCAGCATCGGAGGCACGGCCACGCTCACCGGCTCGACCACCAACATCATCCTCAAGGGCCAAATCGACAA GATGTTTCCTGAAAATGGTGACGTGATCAACTTCGCCAGCTGGTTCGCCTTCTCTTTCCCCAACATGGTTCTCATGCTTGTGTTTTCCTggatctggcttcagttcatgTTCCTGGGCTTCAA CCTGAAGAAGTCATTTGGCTGTGGcatgaagagcagcagagatcaGGAGGCGCGCGAGGTGATGAGGGAGGAGTACCTCAAGCTGGGCCGCTTGACGTTTGCTGAGGTGGCGGTGCTCGTCATCTTCACCACGCTGGTGCTCCTGTGGTTCACCAGGGAGCCGGGCTTCATTGACGGCTGGGCCACGGTGCTCTTCAACAAGGAAAAGGC gtttgTGTCTGATGGAACCATCGCCATCTTAATGTCGATGCTTTTCTTCGCCATCCCCTCCCAGCTGCCTAAGTTCGGAGGCTACGGTTACGACGAAGCAg GTAAGAAGATTAATTCCCCCCCCAATCTGCTGAACTGGCAGAAGGTTCATGAGCGAATGCCCTGGAacatcatcctgctgctgggAGGAGGCTTTGCTCTGGCGGCCGGCAGTGAG AGATCCGGTCTGTCCACGTGGTTGGGAGAACGCCTGACCCCTCTGGAGAAAATTCCCCCCTACGCCATCtcgctgctgctctccctgctgGTGGCCACATTCACCGAGTGCGCCAGCaacaccgccaccaccaccctGTTCCTGCCAATCCTGGCCTCAATG GCCATAGCGATAAAGATACACCCGCTGTACGTGATGCTGCCCTGCACCCTCGCTGCCAATCTGGCCTTCATGCTGCCGGTGGCCACACCACCCAACGCCGTCGCCTTCTCCTTTGGAGGACTCAGAGTCATTGACATG GTGAAAGCTGGCTTCATGCTGAACATCTTAGGGATTTTGACCATAAACTTGGGCATCAACACCTGGGGATACGCCATGTTTGACCTGGGCACCATCCCCGCTTGGGTCAACGCTACACAGGGCCAACCCTGA